One window of Pyxicephalus adspersus chromosome 4, UCB_Pads_2.0, whole genome shotgun sequence genomic DNA carries:
- the LOC140329680 gene encoding cytochrome P450 2K1-like, producing MGMAVQQHQCYGGGASCGDEDIDLRTIVPVFYNLSSFGPPNKLSKKYGSVYSLEIGMQKLVVLCGYDTVREALVNHGEEFAGRPHLPILTDLNKEHGIVFTNGNNWKVMRRFTLSTLRDFGMGKRTIEDKVIEECKSLVQVFSDYKALFCPWKVLLAQWHTFKKTILLGHWMSTDDGTEKPNPELYFIDENLTFLVMDLFAAGMETTSTTLRWGLLLMMKYPEIQKNVQDEIDKVIGSGEPHLTHRKQMPYTDAVIHEIQRFANIEPTNVPHATTQDTTFKGFFIPKGTQVIPLLFSVLRDKDYFEKPEEFYPEHFLGSEGNFTKNEAFIPFSAGKRSCAGEKLAKMELFLFFTTLLQNFSFQAPPGAKLELTGAVGFTTPPMKHEICAIPRN from the exons ATGGGCATGGCTGTTCAGCAACACCAATGCTATGGAGGGGGTGCCAGTTGTGGGGATGAGGATATTGACTTGAGAACTATAGTACCTGTCTTCTATAATTTATCCTCATTTGGACCCCCTAACAAG CTTTCAAAGAAATATGGATCAGTGTACAGCCTAGAAATAGGAATGCAGAAGTTGGTTGTATTATGTGGCTATGATACGGTGAGAGAAGCTCTAGTCAACCATGGAGAGGAGTTTGCTGGCAGACCACATTTGCCAATATTAACAGACTTAAACAAGGAACATG gtattgtATTTACAAATGGCAATAACTGGAAAGTCATGAGAAGATTCACTCTCTCTACACTACGAGATTTTGGCATGGGGAAAAGAACAATCGAAGATAAGGTTATAGAAGAGTGCAAAAGCCTGGTCCAAGTGTTTAGTGACTATAAAG CATTGTTCTGTCCTTGGAAGGTGCTGCTGGCTCAATGGCATACTTTCAAGAAGACAATCCTCTTGGGCCATTGGATGTCCACTGATGACGGTACT GAAAAGCCAAATCCTGAGTTGTATTTCATTGATGAAAACTTGACATTTCTTGTGATGGACCTGTTTGCTGCTGGAATGGAGACAACTTCGACCACTCTCCGATGGGGCCTTCTACTCATGATGAAATACCCTGAAATTCAGA AAAATGTTCAGGATGAAATTGATAAAGTCATCGGTTCAGGAGAACCTCACTTAACACACCGTAAACAAATGCCGTATACTGATGCCGTCATCCACGAAATTCAAAGATTTGCCAATATTGAGCCAACAAATGTTCCACATGCGACCACTCAAGACACAACTTTTAAGGGATTCTTTATACCCAAA ggcACACAAGTCATTCCATTACTGTTTTCTGTATTGCGAGACAAAGATTACTTTGAGAAACCAGAAGAATTTTATCCTGAACATTTTCTGGGCTCGGAAGGAAACTTCACTAAGAATGAAGCTTTTATACCATTTTCTGCAG gtAAAAGAAGCTGTGCTGGGGAGAAGCTGGCTAAAATggagcttttccttttttttaccacacTGTTGCAAAACTTCAGCTTCCAGGCACCACCCGGAGCTAAATTGGAACTCACAGGCGCTGTTGGCTTCACAACTCCTCCAATGAAGCATGAGATCTGTGCAATTCCTCGCAATTGA